A stretch of Clostridia bacterium DNA encodes these proteins:
- a CDS encoding DUF87 domain-containing protein: MQDYEKLGVFYLGKEFDLRNDQLQDDMVLYKTKDLTTHAVIIGMTGSGKTGLGVSMIEEAALDNIPVIAIDPKGDLGNLALTFPKLEAKDFKPWINLQDASNKGMSADEYAAGQAKLWKEGLAKWGQDGARIEKFKNAADVKVYTPGGSAGVGVSVLKSFNAPPKSVRDDKDAFRDKIQITTTSILSLIGIDGDPFTSREHILLANLFEETWNKGENLGLAELIGLIQNPPIAKIGVMDLENFYPSKDRFSLAMQLNNLLASPSFEAWMEGDALDVNKFLYDDSGKSRVSVFSIAHLSDGERMFFVTMLLNEILSWVRSQPGTGSLRAILYMDEIFGYLPPTKNPPSKTPFLTLLKQARAYGLGLVLSTQNPVDLDYKALSNAGTWFIGRLQTERDKERVLAGLEGAAAGGEFDRKQTEQILAGLGKRKFYLHSVHENEPVIFNTRWVMSYLAGPLTGDQIRMLPSAKRQPAATTDEVRPVIEMAEEPSTDLTKASNLAPILSPQIKQLFIPKPNKEGASVYRPTVLGVAEVLYSHVKNKVEVERKITLQASLCEGPIPLDWEEATQLEIDVRDLLGEPEKETLFHSYPEAAANAKNYVKWEKLLKQNIRTEHKLQLMRSPSLKVLSEVDESEREFRIRLQHLAHEKRDQDIEKLKKKYTSKMNTLTDRERRARQALERHSTQSSQKKMEAAVSAGTAILGALFGRKTFSATSISKMGTAVKSTSRAFKSSSSIEQAKETLESVEQQLGALELELEEQVEKITAQYDLTQEELEPIEVAAKSTNITVHYVGLAWDPS, from the coding sequence ATGCAGGATTATGAGAAGCTCGGTGTATTCTATCTAGGCAAAGAGTTTGATCTAAGAAACGATCAACTTCAGGATGACATGGTCCTTTACAAGACCAAAGATCTAACTACACATGCCGTGATTATCGGTATGACTGGCAGTGGAAAGACAGGGCTTGGTGTCAGCATGATAGAAGAAGCGGCACTAGATAATATCCCGGTCATTGCCATTGACCCCAAGGGAGACCTTGGCAATTTGGCCTTAACATTTCCGAAACTTGAAGCGAAAGACTTTAAACCCTGGATTAATCTGCAGGATGCGTCCAACAAGGGCATGAGTGCCGATGAATATGCCGCAGGTCAAGCCAAGCTTTGGAAAGAAGGCCTGGCAAAATGGGGGCAGGATGGTGCTAGGATAGAGAAATTTAAGAATGCTGCGGATGTGAAAGTATATACCCCCGGTGGTTCAGCTGGTGTGGGTGTATCTGTTCTGAAATCCTTTAATGCACCGCCAAAATCTGTCCGCGATGATAAGGATGCCTTTCGTGATAAGATCCAAATTACGACGACCAGCATCCTCTCACTGATTGGTATAGACGGAGACCCTTTTACAAGCAGAGAGCATATTTTGCTGGCGAATTTATTCGAAGAGACTTGGAATAAAGGAGAAAACTTGGGTCTAGCCGAATTGATTGGTTTAATCCAGAATCCTCCGATAGCTAAGATTGGCGTAATGGATTTGGAAAACTTTTATCCATCAAAAGACCGTTTCAGTTTGGCTATGCAACTAAACAATCTACTAGCATCCCCTAGCTTTGAAGCTTGGATGGAGGGTGATGCTTTGGATGTAAACAAGTTTCTATATGATGATTCAGGAAAATCTAGGGTTTCGGTATTCTCCATAGCCCATCTTTCAGATGGAGAACGGATGTTTTTCGTTACCATGCTGTTGAACGAAATCCTATCTTGGGTACGTTCACAACCAGGAACAGGAAGCCTGAGAGCAATACTGTATATGGATGAAATATTTGGTTATCTACCGCCTACCAAGAATCCACCATCCAAGACACCTTTTTTGACCTTGCTTAAACAGGCAAGAGCCTATGGACTAGGATTAGTTTTATCTACACAGAACCCTGTTGATTTAGACTACAAAGCATTGTCCAATGCAGGTACCTGGTTTATTGGAAGGTTGCAGACTGAACGAGATAAGGAACGGGTTCTGGCCGGTCTTGAAGGTGCAGCAGCTGGAGGCGAATTTGACCGCAAACAAACGGAACAAATTCTGGCAGGTCTAGGTAAAAGAAAGTTCTACCTGCATAGTGTACACGAAAATGAACCTGTTATTTTTAATACTAGATGGGTCATGTCATATCTAGCTGGTCCCTTAACTGGAGACCAGATAAGAATGCTACCTTCTGCTAAAAGACAACCTGCAGCTACCACAGATGAAGTCCGCCCGGTAATAGAAATGGCCGAAGAACCATCTACTGACTTGACCAAGGCAAGTAACCTAGCACCAATCTTGTCACCGCAGATTAAACAGCTGTTTATTCCCAAACCAAATAAAGAAGGGGCAAGCGTATACAGACCCACTGTGCTTGGTGTCGCGGAGGTGTTATATAGCCATGTTAAGAATAAGGTTGAAGTAGAACGAAAAATCACCTTACAGGCTTCGCTTTGTGAAGGACCCATCCCCCTTGACTGGGAGGAAGCCACACAATTGGAGATAGATGTTAGAGATTTACTAGGTGAACCTGAAAAAGAAACACTCTTTCACAGCTATCCTGAAGCGGCAGCAAATGCTAAAAATTATGTGAAATGGGAAAAACTGCTTAAGCAGAATATTAGAACTGAACATAAGTTACAACTAATGAGAAGCCCCAGTTTGAAGGTATTATCTGAAGTAGATGAATCGGAACGAGAGTTTCGGATTCGCCTGCAGCATTTGGCTCATGAAAAACGTGACCAAGATATTGAAAAGCTGAAAAAGAAATACACGTCAAAGATGAATACCTTAACAGACCGCGAAAGAAGAGCACGGCAGGCATTGGAACGACATAGCACCCAGTCTTCTCAAAAGAAGATGGAGGCGGCAGTATCTGCTGGAACAGCCATACTCGGTGCACTGTTTGGTAGAAAAACATTCAGCGCAACCTCCATTTCCAAGATGGGGACAGCGGTGAAGAGTACTAGCCGAGCATTTAAGAGCTCTTCTAGCATTGAACAGGCCAAGGAGACACTAGAATCCGTAGAACAACAATTGGGCGCTTTAGAATTGGAATTAGAAGAGCAAGTGGAAAAAATTACAGCCCAGTATGATTTGACGCAGGAAGAATTGGAACCAATTGAAGTGGCAGCTAAGAGTACGAATATTACTGTACACTATGTCGGTTTGGCCTGGGATCCTTCCTAA
- a CDS encoding DUF937 domain-containing protein, whose product MDLLKMIFDQVDESNALGKLGSEVGAEPSQVENLMKMGIPILMQKMGQNASTSEGRSTLERVLEQHQDDDTGDFNDFLQRVDVNEGDKILSHVFSSNNSKVSQGLAQKSGMDSGQVMGIMSRLAPFVLGMLGQQKKQNVDTGQIAGLLGNAFEQGKSDGLLDMAADFLDFDNDGSIMDDAGKLLSGFLKK is encoded by the coding sequence ATGGATCTATTAAAAATGATTTTCGACCAAGTAGATGAGTCTAATGCACTTGGAAAACTGGGCTCTGAAGTTGGGGCAGAACCATCTCAAGTTGAGAATCTGATGAAGATGGGCATCCCAATTCTTATGCAAAAGATGGGACAAAATGCGAGTACTAGTGAAGGCAGAAGCACCCTAGAACGTGTGTTGGAACAACATCAAGATGATGATACCGGAGATTTTAATGATTTTCTCCAACGTGTGGATGTGAATGAGGGGGATAAAATTCTATCTCATGTGTTCTCTTCCAATAACAGCAAGGTTAGCCAAGGACTCGCTCAAAAATCCGGAATGGATTCTGGTCAAGTAATGGGGATTATGAGTAGGCTTGCTCCTTTTGTCTTAGGCATGCTGGGACAACAGAAAAAACAAAATGTAGATACGGGACAGATTGCTGGACTGTTGGGTAATGCCTTCGAACAAGGGAAAAGCGATGGCTTGTTGGATATGGCTGCTGATTTTTTAGATTTTGATAATGATGGCAGCATTATGGATGATGCGGGAAAATTACTTTCTGGTTTTTTGAAAAAATAG
- a CDS encoding F0F1 ATP synthase subunit gamma yields the protein MQSLKHIQQSIHSATSLESIVSTMKAYASSNILHFQNASDASNAYGEVLRDSLYMLLYQESPFPYLAEQEGQTIHVVFGSDFGLSGRFNERIVDFSLPQIPAGEDDKLIVIGYQILTRIQHKRKVGTFFNVPQTEEGITPIVQRVLLSIDDFRKQRPIGRIILYYNKPVGKISMKEVKEILFPLDLAKMTRKPADWNSKSLPDVFMDKEEMLSDLIQQIFFISLYRTFCYSLVTENASRLASMQSAEKNIQERLEELEFHYRRERQSQITEDISDIISGYMAIKKQEEAKE from the coding sequence ATGCAAAGTCTAAAACACATTCAGCAAAGTATTCATTCAGCGACTAGTTTAGAATCTATCGTTAGTACGATGAAGGCCTATGCTTCAAGCAATATTCTACATTTTCAGAATGCTTCAGATGCTTCGAACGCCTATGGGGAAGTGCTAAGAGACTCCCTGTATATGCTACTTTACCAAGAAAGCCCCTTTCCTTATCTTGCTGAACAAGAAGGGCAGACTATCCATGTAGTATTCGGGTCAGACTTTGGACTATCCGGTCGCTTTAATGAGAGAATTGTGGATTTTTCATTACCGCAGATTCCTGCTGGTGAAGATGACAAATTGATTGTCATTGGCTATCAGATTTTAACTCGAATTCAACACAAAAGAAAAGTTGGAACGTTTTTTAATGTACCCCAGACGGAGGAAGGTATCACACCGATTGTGCAGAGGGTGTTGCTGAGCATTGACGACTTCAGAAAGCAGCGTCCTATTGGCCGCATCATTTTATATTATAATAAACCGGTCGGCAAGATTTCTATGAAAGAAGTAAAAGAGATACTTTTTCCTTTAGATTTAGCTAAAATGACCAGAAAACCTGCAGATTGGAATTCCAAATCGCTACCAGATGTATTTATGGACAAGGAAGAAATGCTATCTGATTTAATTCAGCAAATATTTTTTATCAGTCTATACCGCACCTTTTGCTATTCATTGGTTACGGAAAATGCCAGTCGCTTGGCTTCAATGCAGTCAGCTGAGAAAAACATTCAAGAACGTCTTGAAGAATTAGAGTTCCACTATAGGCGGGAACGCCAAAGCCAAATCACAGAAGATATCAGTGACATCATATCCGGATACATGGCCATTAAAAAACAGGAAGAAGCTAAGGAGTAA
- a CDS encoding flippase-like domain-containing protein, which produces MQISFKKYRKLVFMGFVLGLLVVFSLLFFADFKAVSKVLHNINIAYLPIIFILAPLNYALRYAKWNYYLNCLDIHIDKKVSRNIFISGLAMTITPGKIGELFKSYLLKEESNIPIARSSPIIVAERATDGIAMIILASVGTLTYSYGFLVLILTLLVMTVGLSFLYFDKPYLIVKDLFFRFDFTRKYFTWLDRFKESSKKLFAPKSLFFAIGIGVISWGFEGLVVFFSLRALGGEISILGSIFVVAFSSVVGAVSTLPGGLGVAEGSIVAILMLLGVSKEMSAATTLVTRFSTLWLGVIIGMIGLWNARKYMEIRG; this is translated from the coding sequence ATGCAAATATCTTTTAAAAAATATAGAAAGCTTGTCTTTATGGGTTTTGTATTGGGGTTATTAGTAGTGTTCTCACTACTTTTTTTTGCAGATTTTAAAGCGGTCAGTAAGGTGTTGCATAATATCAATATTGCCTATTTGCCGATCATATTTATATTAGCACCTTTGAACTATGCTTTGCGCTATGCGAAGTGGAACTACTATTTGAACTGCCTAGACATACATATTGATAAAAAGGTTAGTCGTAATATCTTTATTAGTGGACTTGCCATGACGATTACACCTGGTAAAATAGGGGAGTTGTTTAAGTCATACTTATTAAAAGAGGAATCAAATATTCCTATTGCTAGGAGTTCGCCGATTATTGTAGCGGAAAGAGCTACCGATGGCATAGCCATGATTATTTTGGCCTCAGTTGGAACACTTACTTATTCGTATGGCTTTTTAGTGCTAATCCTGACTTTGCTAGTTATGACTGTAGGGCTTTCTTTTCTTTATTTTGATAAACCATATTTAATAGTGAAAGATTTGTTTTTTAGGTTTGACTTTACGCGCAAATATTTCACGTGGTTGGATCGCTTTAAGGAAAGTTCTAAGAAACTATTTGCCCCTAAGAGTTTGTTTTTTGCTATAGGGATTGGGGTCATATCTTGGGGTTTTGAAGGGCTAGTGGTCTTTTTTAGCCTACGCGCTTTGGGTGGAGAAATAAGTATATTGGGGTCAATATTCGTAGTAGCTTTTTCTTCTGTGGTGGGAGCAGTCTCTACTCTTCCAGGAGGTTTAGGGGTGGCTGAAGGTAGCATAGTGGCGATCTTAATGCTGCTAGGTGTTTCCAAGGAGATGAGCGCAGCGACTACTCTTGTTACGAGGTTTTCAACACTATGGCTAGGGGTTATAATTGGTATGATAGGTCTATGGAATGCAAGAAAATATATGGAAATAAGAGGCTAG
- a CDS encoding HD domain-containing protein: MDNSTYFQVLDNISVGYACHQRIDDGQDDDFQYEIIETNQEFEEITGISHDEAIGLDSSFILGGVEKNNGSCRETHIATHYYAQKVETKLYSETRGKWFRVSAFRIKDDYIVTTLTESTAGEEDKSFFIREKQIIDYGDIFLNTMMAAFFEKSSFEMLHARRVGRLSELIGLKMQDQQMNVTRLKQAGMLHDIGKIAVSSEILNKRGALTKEDESLLKSHSKRGFRILSNSIIFSDIADIVYMHHERLDGSGFPRALKAGQIPKEACIIAVAEAYDNMTSYRPYKASMEAQEALDTIKKQAGTKYDADVVDVLWDIVQNDQWSSMSI; the protein is encoded by the coding sequence ATGGATAATAGTACATATTTTCAGGTGTTGGACAATATCTCAGTTGGCTATGCTTGCCACCAACGTATTGATGATGGACAAGATGATGACTTTCAGTATGAGATTATTGAAACCAATCAAGAATTTGAAGAAATAACCGGGATTAGCCATGATGAAGCAATTGGGCTAGATAGTTCATTTATCCTTGGTGGAGTAGAAAAAAATAACGGGAGCTGTCGTGAAACCCATATCGCAACACATTATTATGCGCAAAAGGTAGAAACCAAGCTATATTCGGAAACACGGGGAAAGTGGTTCAGGGTCAGCGCGTTTCGTATTAAGGATGACTATATTGTCACGACTCTGACAGAGTCTACTGCAGGTGAGGAGGATAAATCCTTTTTTATTCGTGAAAAGCAGATAATAGATTATGGCGATATTTTTCTAAATACCATGATGGCTGCTTTTTTTGAAAAGAGTAGTTTCGAGATGCTACATGCTAGACGAGTTGGCAGGCTAAGTGAACTAATTGGCTTGAAAATGCAGGATCAGCAGATGAATGTGACAAGATTAAAGCAAGCAGGCATGCTGCACGATATTGGGAAAATCGCAGTTAGTAGTGAAATCTTAAATAAAAGAGGAGCACTTACCAAAGAAGATGAAAGTTTGCTTAAGTCTCACAGCAAACGAGGGTTTAGGATACTTAGCAATAGTATAATTTTTTCTGATATTGCAGATATTGTTTATATGCATCACGAAAGACTCGATGGGAGCGGTTTTCCTAGGGCATTGAAGGCAGGACAGATACCCAAGGAGGCCTGTATCATAGCCGTAGCAGAAGCCTACGACAACATGACTTCATATAGACCCTATAAAGCTAGCATGGAAGCACAAGAAGCACTAGATACAATAAAGAAACAAGCTGGTACAAAATATGACGCCGACGTTGTGGATGTGCTTTGGGATATTGTACAAAATGACCAATGGAGTAGTATGAGTATCTAG
- a CDS encoding BMP family protein, whose translation MKKFFVMALVLMMFISVVGCTATEEPSDAVDEPTGAEETETPEVADEMPLKVAALLPGPINDMGWNASAYDGLIAVESEFGAEIAYQENVAQSDMEEVFRNYALAGYDVIFGHGFQFGDTAAKVAEEFPDTIFVITSSSVSNGTNLGSVNSGVDQQGFLAGVLAASLTESGKIGALGGVEIPPITGPIYGYYAGAAYIDPDIEVTSVLTGSFDDVTKAKETARAMIDTGVDVIFANANQAGLGSIEACQEAGIYAIGSNEDQNPIAPDTVVQSVIKSTTRLFSYIIDIVEKGEFEGKFYKLGIDEGAIFLADWHGFDESMPELKSLMDDTIAGMTDGSITYDWEQYQDVLK comes from the coding sequence ATGAAAAAGTTTTTTGTGATGGCTTTGGTATTGATGATGTTCATATCAGTAGTAGGTTGTACAGCTACTGAGGAACCATCAGATGCTGTGGACGAACCAACTGGTGCTGAAGAAACGGAAACCCCTGAAGTAGCAGATGAGATGCCTCTTAAGGTGGCTGCTCTCTTGCCGGGTCCTATTAATGATATGGGCTGGAATGCATCTGCTTATGATGGACTAATTGCTGTTGAAAGTGAATTCGGGGCAGAAATTGCGTACCAAGAAAATGTTGCACAGTCTGATATGGAAGAGGTATTCCGCAATTATGCATTGGCAGGCTACGATGTTATTTTTGGGCATGGTTTCCAATTTGGAGATACTGCAGCCAAGGTAGCTGAGGAATTCCCTGATACAATTTTTGTAATCACATCTAGCTCAGTAAGCAACGGAACAAATTTGGGCTCAGTGAACTCTGGTGTTGACCAACAGGGTTTCCTAGCTGGTGTATTGGCAGCTTCACTCACTGAATCTGGTAAGATTGGTGCCCTTGGCGGTGTTGAAATTCCTCCTATTACTGGTCCTATTTACGGATACTATGCAGGAGCAGCGTATATCGATCCTGATATTGAAGTTACGTCTGTTTTAACTGGATCTTTTGATGATGTTACCAAAGCAAAAGAAACAGCTAGAGCGATGATTGACACAGGTGTTGATGTGATTTTCGCGAATGCAAACCAGGCTGGCTTGGGTTCTATAGAAGCATGCCAAGAAGCTGGTATTTATGCAATAGGATCTAACGAAGACCAAAACCCCATTGCTCCAGATACTGTAGTTCAGAGTGTAATCAAAAGTACGACAAGATTGTTCTCATACATCATTGATATCGTTGAAAAAGGAGAATTTGAAGGTAAATTCTATAAACTCGGTATTGATGAAGGAGCTATTTTCCTAGCTGATTGGCACGGATTTGATGAGTCTATGCCTGAATTGAAATCCTTGATGGATGATACAATTGCAGGAATGACAGATGGTAGTATTACCTATGATTGGGAACAATACCAAGATGTATTAAAATAG
- a CDS encoding NAD-dependent epimerase/dehydratase family protein produces the protein MDKKILITGGSGFMGINLIRVLRKKGYTDIRVIDIADFDYPEKDFVDFIKGDIRDKAKVKEAMANVNFVVHCAAALPLYSKQEIFTTEVDGTRNLLEEALAQKVERFVHTSTTAVYGIPDHHPLYESDEKYGVGNYGEAKVKAENLAVSYREKGLIVPVVRPKSFVGPERLGVFAMFYEWAKDAKNFPILGNGKNKYQFMDVRDLAEAVYLMLTQEAKLANDTFNAGAKEFTTMKEDYQAVLDAAGFGKKIIPIPATPAIILLRILEVLKLSPLYKWIYETAAKDSFVSIEKLQNQLGWQPNYSNKQALLDNYKWYLENYQDYENKQGVSHRVPWKQGALKIAKWFF, from the coding sequence ATGGATAAAAAGATTTTAATTACCGGTGGATCCGGGTTTATGGGCATCAATCTTATAAGGGTGCTCCGTAAAAAAGGCTATACTGATATTCGGGTAATAGACATCGCGGATTTTGATTATCCGGAAAAAGACTTTGTAGATTTTATAAAAGGCGATATCAGGGATAAAGCCAAGGTTAAAGAGGCGATGGCGAACGTAAATTTTGTAGTGCACTGCGCAGCTGCCCTTCCGCTATACTCTAAGCAAGAAATTTTCACTACCGAGGTTGACGGTACTAGAAACCTTTTAGAAGAAGCACTTGCGCAAAAGGTTGAGCGTTTTGTTCATACTTCTACAACGGCAGTGTATGGGATACCGGATCATCATCCTCTATACGAAAGCGATGAAAAATATGGCGTAGGCAACTATGGAGAAGCGAAAGTAAAGGCAGAAAATTTGGCTGTAAGCTATAGAGAAAAGGGTCTAATTGTGCCAGTGGTAAGGCCTAAATCATTTGTAGGGCCTGAAAGATTAGGCGTTTTTGCCATGTTTTATGAGTGGGCCAAGGATGCTAAGAATTTCCCCATTTTAGGAAACGGTAAAAATAAGTATCAGTTTATGGATGTGCGTGATTTGGCCGAGGCGGTTTATCTTATGCTAACGCAGGAAGCGAAATTAGCCAATGACACCTTTAATGCTGGGGCTAAGGAGTTTACTACTATGAAGGAAGATTATCAAGCTGTTCTAGATGCAGCAGGTTTTGGTAAAAAGATAATCCCCATTCCAGCAACTCCTGCAATAATTTTACTTAGAATTTTAGAGGTGTTAAAACTTTCACCTTTATATAAATGGATATACGAAACAGCAGCTAAGGATTCTTTTGTTTCTATCGAAAAATTACAGAATCAATTGGGATGGCAGCCTAACTACTCCAATAAGCAGGCTCTCTTAGATAATTATAAATGGTATTTAGAAAATTATCAGGACTATGAAAATAAGCAAGGTGTTTCTCATAGAGTACCATGGAAGCAAGGAGCTTTAAAGATTGCAAAATGGTTCTTCTAG
- a CDS encoding carboxymuconolactone decarboxylase family protein produces MALIANKRIFTTGEFYHVVCEAVGGMKDMRQAKRKGLIDHELQNHIMLVVTEVNGCALCSYVHTKDALEMGMSEEDIQAILSGSINHLDPKESVALFFAQHYAETKGQYSSAAWKRVVDTYGLEKAKGILGVTKVIMMGNAQGIAFGTLKNRLKGKPDKKSSLCKELGVIFSTIIFLPVALLKTAFKKQQN; encoded by the coding sequence ATGGCCCTAATAGCCAATAAGAGGATCTTCACAACTGGTGAATTCTACCATGTCGTATGTGAAGCCGTAGGTGGCATGAAAGATATGCGTCAAGCCAAAAGAAAAGGTCTAATAGATCATGAACTGCAAAACCATATCATGTTGGTAGTAACTGAGGTGAATGGCTGTGCACTATGCTCTTATGTTCATACAAAGGATGCTCTAGAAATGGGCATGTCAGAAGAAGATATTCAAGCCATCCTCTCCGGCAGCATCAATCACCTAGACCCAAAAGAATCTGTGGCTTTGTTTTTTGCTCAACATTATGCTGAAACGAAAGGCCAGTATTCTAGTGCAGCATGGAAAAGAGTCGTCGATACCTATGGCCTTGAAAAAGCAAAGGGCATTTTGGGAGTAACCAAGGTTATTATGATGGGCAACGCACAAGGGATTGCTTTTGGAACACTAAAAAACCGACTTAAGGGTAAGCCGGATAAAAAAAGCAGTCTCTGCAAAGAATTGGGTGTTATTTTCTCCACTATTATATTTCTTCCAGTAGCATTGTTAAAAACTGCTTTCAAAAAACAACAGAATTAA
- the uvsE gene encoding UV DNA damage repair endonuclease UvsE translates to MSIGYACIITSRPDLRFSTCRLSNASKERLNEIMVGNVAVLDKMIDFNIKNQISLFRISSDVIPFATHPINGIDWQFKYAEQLTKIGLKIKKAGLRVSMHPGQYTVLNSPHQEVVSRAIADIHYHAEFLNALGLDYTHKIILHIGGAYGDKSLAQDRFINNVKYLDSSAKKRLVIENDEKIYSVRDVLNIGMKTGNPCIFDILHHNLNLPSEKKSIVNWIDLFCQTWQEMDGIQKIHYSQQDGSKRRGAHSRTIQHREFLDFYHSLNSPDIDIMLEVKDKEISAIKCINLLMHDASRDKLLQEWHRYRFLVMSRSKGVYDAINRKLVANSDLNMLEFYDFVEDALSKPIQSKQLQQAILSVWSSLEDGATAAEKKRFSLLLLKMNEDKQFKLKMIKWLFAVSLRQEKTDICESYLFLSEYLAIHQN, encoded by the coding sequence ATGAGTATTGGCTATGCGTGTATTATCACTAGTAGACCGGATCTACGATTTTCAACATGTCGACTAAGTAATGCTTCAAAAGAGCGGCTGAATGAAATTATGGTTGGGAATGTAGCGGTTCTTGATAAAATGATTGATTTTAATATTAAGAATCAAATCAGTCTTTTTAGGATTAGTTCAGACGTGATTCCCTTCGCGACGCACCCAATTAATGGGATAGATTGGCAATTCAAGTATGCAGAACAGCTGACAAAGATTGGATTAAAAATCAAGAAGGCTGGACTAAGGGTGTCAATGCATCCGGGGCAATATACGGTCCTTAATTCGCCTCACCAAGAGGTAGTATCAAGGGCAATCGCAGATATTCACTATCATGCGGAATTCTTGAATGCGCTTGGTTTAGACTATACCCATAAAATTATTCTACATATTGGTGGTGCATATGGTGACAAGTCTCTAGCACAAGATAGATTTATAAATAATGTGAAGTATTTGGATAGTAGTGCTAAGAAGCGTTTGGTCATAGAAAATGATGAAAAAATATATTCAGTGCGTGATGTATTGAATATAGGAATGAAAACTGGAAATCCATGTATCTTTGACATCCTGCACCATAACCTTAATCTACCGTCTGAAAAGAAATCCATAGTGAATTGGATTGACCTGTTTTGTCAAACTTGGCAGGAAATGGATGGTATACAAAAAATCCATTATTCTCAACAAGATGGTAGCAAAAGACGTGGCGCCCATAGCAGAACGATTCAGCACCGAGAATTTCTGGACTTCTACCATTCTTTGAACTCACCGGATATCGATATCATGTTGGAAGTAAAGGATAAGGAGATTTCTGCAATCAAGTGCATCAATCTACTTATGCATGATGCGAGTAGGGACAAGCTCTTACAGGAATGGCATCGTTATCGATTCTTAGTGATGAGCCGTTCGAAGGGAGTATATGATGCAATCAACCGAAAACTAGTTGCCAATTCCGATTTAAACATGTTGGAATTTTACGATTTTGTTGAAGACGCTCTTTCGAAACCAATCCAATCAAAACAGTTACAACAGGCAATCTTATCTGTCTGGTCATCATTGGAAGATGGGGCAACGGCAGCTGAAAAAAAGAGATTCTCCCTCTTGCTATTAAAGATGAACGAGGACAAGCAATTCAAACTAAAAATGATAAAGTGGCTATTTGCAGTTAGTTTGAGACAGGAAAAAACGGATATTTGCGAATCTTACCTTTTCCTTTCAGAATACCTAGCAATTCATCAGAATTAA
- a CDS encoding decaprenyl-phosphate phosphoribosyltransferase, with amino-acid sequence MLGLQKENTDRVKATYGLIESLRPKQWTKNLLIFAGLIFSSTLFVPENLFKAVYGFLIFSIVSGVTYIINDLRDIEEDKRHPKKKLRPLASGRLPKEVATVWAFALLLGSLSMAYFMDMQFFLITILYFILMVFYSLYLKKIVILDVLVIALGFVLRAVAGAVIIGVSISPWLVLCTLLLALFLALCKRRHELVLLENTATLHRKVLKDYSINYLDQLISIVTTGTIVVYALYTMNSGKPKMMVLTMPLVIYGIFRYLYLVHQKKQGGSPEELLVTDKPLLITILLWGVATIACFYFI; translated from the coding sequence ATGCTCGGTTTGCAAAAGGAAAATACTGATAGGGTGAAGGCAACGTATGGACTAATTGAGTCTCTGAGGCCTAAGCAGTGGACTAAAAATCTTCTCATATTTGCGGGGTTAATTTTTTCTAGTACTCTTTTTGTCCCCGAGAATCTTTTTAAAGCTGTATATGGATTTTTGATATTCTCAATCGTTTCAGGTGTAACTTATATAATTAATGATTTAAGGGATATTGAGGAAGATAAAAGACATCCCAAAAAGAAACTTAGACCCTTAGCTTCAGGAAGATTGCCTAAAGAAGTAGCCACGGTTTGGGCATTCGCATTACTTCTAGGTTCTTTGAGTATGGCCTATTTTATGGATATGCAATTTTTTCTAATTACGATTCTCTATTTTATTTTGATGGTATTTTATTCCTTATATCTGAAAAAAATTGTTATATTAGATGTATTAGTAATAGCGCTAGGCTTCGTGCTCAGAGCTGTGGCAGGTGCAGTTATTATTGGGGTTTCTATTTCACCTTGGCTTGTCTTATGTACTCTTTTACTAGCACTTTTCTTGGCTTTATGCAAAAGAAGACATGAACTAGTACTTTTAGAGAATACGGCTACATTGCATAGAAAGGTACTGAAGGATTATTCTATAAATTATTTAGATCAGCTCATTTCTATCGTCACTACAGGAACGATAGTGGTCTACGCCTTGTATACCATGAATTCTGGTAAGCCCAAAATGATGGTTCTAACTATGCCCTTAGTTATTTATGGTATTTTTCGTTATCTTTACTTAGTACATCAAAAAAAACAAGGTGGTAGTCCTGAAGAATTGCTAGTTACCGATAAACCACTTCTTATTACTATTTTGTTATGGGGAGTTGCTACGATTGCCTGCTTTTATTTCATCTAG